CAGCGGCACACGGCCCGGCGGGTGTGGCAACGCCTGACCGGGAGCACGGGGTCGTGGTGGGTGAGTCGACGGTGCGCCGCTACGTCGCGGAGGTCCGCCGGCGCATGGACGTGCCGTTGGTGGGGTGATGGTCCCTCAGCATCACCCGCTGGGTGAGGAAGGCCGAGGTCGGCTTCCCGGCACGGCCAGTGTCGTTTTGGCTGGGGCGCTGTTCGGTGTCGATATTTCGTTAGCTTCGCCTGTCCGGCGTCAGGCCGGGGTCGAGAAGCACAGAACCGCACAGAACCCGACCGGCCGGATCAACGGCTGGAAACGCATCCTGCACATCTTGTCCATCCACTACCACGACCGCATCACAGCGGCCACCAACTAGCCATGACTACCCGGTTACACACACCGTCAGGTCACTGCACGCACTAGAACCTGGAACTCGCCCTCACCACCCCACGACGCACGGAGGGCTATTTAGTCATTAACGGACTTCACAGCCATTCGCACCTCATTTTCAGTATCGAGGTCCGAATCGCACCGCATTCAGTGTTCCAAATACAACAACCCTCCCATCCAAAGATTGAGTTCGAACCGTTCTCTCACCGCTTGCCATACCTGTTACGCCATGCCCAACAGAAGCTGATGAGATGTCTTCCCATGCGTAGCGCCGAATCAATACCCCGACATCCGTGATTACGCCTTCTCCGCACACCGTTGCAGAAATGCCTCAACCCACGATACCAAAAACGCACCCTACCGCCGTGAATCCTTACGCGCCAAGATACCTTCCTATGAAGTGGACCACAAACCGCGATTACTAGGCTAAGTGCACTATTCAACCAAGCCACCCACCGCGACCTGGATTGTTGAAGTGACTCTTTACCATCACGCATCACGCCACTCTAATCGACGGCCAATGGGCACAACCTTTGATCAACATCCCGCGTCGCCTCTCTTACGGTTCTGTTCTGGCTATCAACTGACGGTACTGACCCCGTCATAGCCAGCACCAATGATCCTGCCTGCGTACTCCACTGTTTGTTAGCGGCAGGCCTTCGGAGTGCACCGACCCGTCGAAGATGAGCCGCCGATCAGGCCACGGTGATATACGACAACAATCCGTCCGGGGATTCTGCCGTGTTCCGATCGCACTCGTTGTTTGCCGCCACGCCGCCTGATCCGCTCACCCGCCCGTGCCATGAAAGCGGCTGTGCTAACAACTGCACATTCAGCCCGTCAACAACTGGAACGAGGCAGAAGGCAGTAGCCGTTGCTGTGGCAACTAGACCGGGGCGATCAAACGGGTATAGATAGTCCCTTGAATAGTTCCACCATGTTAATCGCGAGCAGATCCATGGCACGCAAGTCGGCTATGTCTATGCAGTAACTCGTTCCCGGGAGTCAGAATCTACCGGATGGATCTTGCCAATTGGCGGGATTGCCGCCCACGTATCCGTATGGTTCCTCAGTGACTGTGACCAACGGATCTACGGATGTAGATTGGCCGGTGGTGGGGTCGTGTGGCGGGCTCGTAGGTGGATGTGGCCGGTTTCGGGGTCGTGGTATTGGCCGTGTATCCGGCTAGGGGTTGTTCGAGCCACCAGTTGTGTTGGCTGGATTTCACCGTGGGCGTTGTAGTGGTGGTGTTGCAGGTGTGTCGCTGGCGTTGGTGGTGAGTCTGGTGGAGCCTTGGTGGTCTTGGTGGGAAGTGGACTTTTCCGGAGGTGTTGACCCGATAGATCGCGTCCCGCCCGGCCGTAGGTCAGCATACGCGCTCTGCGCCTTGATGCTCCGCCACAGCAACGGCAGACCAAGCGCTATGGTCCAGGTGTGTTCTCTTTACGCCACTCGATACCGGTGCCAGCGGTGTTGTCGAGTTGTTTGCATGGTGCCATGCCGGTGGAGTCGTATCCGTACCGCCAGGTCCGCCTCGGGCCTTGAACACGCCGATCGCATCGATCGCGACATCAGTTGGGTCCACTGATCTGATCGTGAACGTCCGGTGCGGTGAGCGGGATGACTGGTGGCGGCGGACGTGTTAGGCGGTCGAACACCACGATCCCGCCACCCGTCGGCCTGGTTGTCCCAACGCCGAGAGACAACGTGCCGGTCGGGACGGTAGCGGTGACCAAACCATGACCGCCATGATCTCACCCGACAAGCCCGCCCTGCCCGGTGGCCTGAACTTCGACCGGTGTGTTCGATGGAGCGTTTCACGGAGTCGCCGTCGCAGACACCGGTGGCGTGGTAGTACACCAGGCGGGTGGGGGGTCCGGAAGATCCAGGCCGGAGACCGGTGTCGGTTCCGGTGGGAATCCTCCCGTATCCCGTCACCGCCACCCTGATGCTGGTGGCGCCAGCGGTTTCCAAGTGATCGTCCCGTCAAGGTTGGGGGCACGGTGAACACCCAGCGGCACCGACACCGCCCTTTTCCGCACCAACTCACCTGCTGCCGTCCCCAGGCAGGTGCGACTCGGACCTGGCCACCAGGCGCGTTTCTGGGCCAGGATCGACACGGTGACTGCGTTCACGCCTGTGGCTGGGATCCCGCCTCGTCCGGCGGTGGCGATGTCGGTTTCACCCGCGGGGAGCGTCCCGCACGGTGAGCCGTCACACACACCTGTTCCCGATGCTGATTCGGCGGTGACTGTGGGGGTGACCGGCCAGTAGTTCAGGGCCGGCACCCACGGTGACGGGACCCGGAAATACCCGACCACATCAACCGACACATCCACCCCAACATCTGAAGCGAGCACGATGGTGCCGTTGGCTGCGACCTTCGCCGTCACCGTCTGCGCCGACGTCTGCCCAGCATTGAGCGGGAGCGTGCCTGCGGCGGCGTCACCGGCCGGGTTCACCTCCAACCAGCCATCGCCAGTGGTGCCCGATGCGGAGTGATCGACACCACCACCGCAGTCACCCCCGTAGCCGGCACACCACCCACACCAGTGACCTTCACCGCCACCGGATCACCCGCGGCAATACGGGCACACGGCGCACCGTCACAGGTTCCGGCACCCGTGGTGGTGTCGACGATGCGGGCGGCGGGGACTGGGACGTATTGGCGGGCGGTGTCGTCCTGCCATGTTGTCGGCAGGACCGCCGAAGTCATGCGGTTCTCGGCATCGAACCCGAAGGTCGCGGTCGTTCCCGACGGATGAGTCATCGAGGTCCGGTTCCGCGGGCGTCATAACCGTAGGTGGTCGCGTCAGCCAGGTGGGGGTCCCACAATCACCGCCCTCGACGGTTTGCAGATGTCCAACACAGGCGTTGGGCGGGGTCGAACACCTGCAACACCCCATCCTGGTCGACCCAGGTTCGTGGCCGCATCAAACCCGAACCCCTCCGTGCCAGTCGCGGTCAGGCGGTCCCGGTCGTCATAGACCACGACTGGTTCCGACCGGCGACCACGCCGGTGCCGGTGACGGTGGTGACCTGGCCTTCAAATCCCGGGGCCCGTAGGAGGAGGCCGCCGAGCACCGTGGAACGCGGTTCCAGGGACACGCCGACCATCCGGTCAGCGCGATCAAAGCGGTAGACGTCCTCGGTTCTGCGGAGAAACGGGAACACCGTTTCCGGACCAGTTGCTGTTCTGGTCATAGGAGAACGTGGTCAGCCGGCCAGCCCAATCCATGACCGACTCCAACCGTCCCGCATCATCGAAGGTCTCTGGTCACCGGTGTGGACTGGCCCGGGGTAGGAGATCGAGGTCAGGTTCGCCGTGTCATCCCAGCCATAACCCGTGGAACGACCATTCACGTCGGTGTGGGACTTCAACCTGGAACGCTGATCCCACACCCACATCTCAGTGTCACCGCCCCGCGACGCGGAGTGCGGCGGCCACAGCGTCATAGGTGATGGCGGTGATGTCTCGGGTGGCCGTATCGGCGTAGTCCACACCGGTCGGGCGGCCCGCAAGGTCATGCGCGTGCGTGACGCAGCCGGTCTTGGGTGAGGCAGCGCAGTTGCCGCCGGGTTGGGTCACCGACCCGAGTGGCCCTCACCGTTCCAGCCATAGGAGGTGACCTCCCCCGACCGGGTCGGTCACGGACTCGAGACGACCCTAGCCCGTCATAGCCATAGACCCATTCGCCGTTCAGTTCGTTCACGAACCGGGTTCGGCGTCCGTCAGGGTCATACTCGTAGCTCCGTGCCCCGGACCGGGTGGATCCACCACCTCGAGACGATCCACCTCGTCATACCCATAGGTCGTGACATCACCCTGTGGTGACCGTCGCAGACAACCCGGTCTCCACCCGGACCATGTTCCCGTTCAGGTCGTACCCGGTCTTTACCCGGTTCCCCAACGGGTCGGTCTCCTCGATCACCCGACCAAACTCGTCCGACACCAACCTGGTTTTCCACAGGCCAGGGTCAGCGCCCACCAGGTTGCCTTTCGGGAAACCACCACTCCAAACGCCCGATCGGGTCATAGCCCATCGACGTCTTTGTTCCCCAACGGGTCCGTCACCGACACCATGTCCCCAGTTCCGGGATCATAGGAATACGCCCAGTGCTGGCTACGACCGTCCGATCACCTCCACCAGATCATCACGGTGCACCGGGTCATACACCAACGACGTCGACGCCTCATCAAGCGTGCCCACCGCATCGACCACCGTCTCGGGCATCCCATCAGCGTTATAGGCAACCGTCGAGGTCACCACATTCACAGTCGACGCTGGCAACGGGGCCGCGGTCTCACCCACCGACACCGACGTCACCTGATCAAACAAGTTGTAGGTCCAACGAGTCACCCGCCCCGACGCATCCCTAGCCATCTCCCGGTTCCCACGAGCATCATTCTCGAACACCACCACCCCAGCCGGGCTGGTGACCTGCTCCAACGCCAACGTCACCGGATCACGCAACGTAGGACACCTCCCTGCTCCAACTCGCTGCCCGGTGCTGAGACGACGGCGCTGCAACCAGAATCATCGAACTCGAAGATCTGTTGGCGCCCAGACGGGTAGGTGACCGTGGTAGAGCCGGCCTCGGGTTCGAGTAGCTCAGCCGGGTTGCCTGGCCAAGAGCATCGAGTTGCTCAACAACCCGACCCATGTGGTCGTAGGTGTTCCGGATCAGCGCATCAGCAGGCCCACCCTGTTGAGCAGGTCGCCGCATCGACACC
The sequence above is a segment of the Microthrixaceae bacterium genome. Coding sequences within it:
- a CDS encoding RHS repeat protein, yielding MWVWDQRSRLKSHTDVNGRSTGYGWDDTANLTSISYPGPVHTGDQRPSMMRDGWSRSWIGLAG
- a CDS encoding RHS repeat protein, giving the protein MTRSGVWSGGFPKGNLVGADPGLWKTRLVSDEFGRVIEETDPLGNRVKTGYDLNGNMVRVETGLSATVTTG